In Thermodesulfobium sp. 4217-1, one genomic interval encodes:
- the amrB gene encoding AmmeMemoRadiSam system protein B — protein MRPAYVSGYFYPLREADLLKFMSEVISDNPKKNVKGVVVPHAGYNFSGSIAGKVYSSIECPDTFVLIGPKHSMESDGIFLSQTSWATPLGEVMPDRDLGESLLHHCEFIHLNERIHANEHSLEVQVPFIKYVCPNAKILPIAVSTTSEGILSATGRCIANVIKQSNKSVVVVMSSDLNHHEPQEITLNKDEKVIKNLTSLDPTGLLKTVYEEDVSMCGAWSCFLGLTILKELGADKAELLEHRTSGDVNMDYTQVVGYTGILFE, from the coding sequence TTGAGACCAGCTTATGTTTCTGGATATTTTTACCCGCTAAGAGAGGCAGATCTTTTGAAATTTATGTCTGAAGTAATTTCTGACAATCCAAAAAAAAATGTAAAAGGCGTTGTGGTTCCTCACGCTGGTTATAACTTCTCTGGTAGTATTGCTGGCAAGGTTTATTCTTCAATTGAGTGTCCTGATACCTTTGTGCTTATAGGTCCAAAGCATTCCATGGAATCAGATGGTATATTTTTATCTCAGACTTCATGGGCTACGCCTCTTGGAGAGGTTATGCCAGATAGAGATTTGGGGGAGTCTTTGCTTCATCATTGTGAGTTTATTCATCTTAACGAGAGAATTCATGCGAATGAACACTCTCTTGAGGTTCAAGTTCCCTTTATTAAATATGTTTGTCCCAATGCGAAAATTTTGCCAATTGCTGTTTCTACTACATCGGAGGGCATTCTTTCTGCTACAGGTAGATGTATTGCAAACGTGATCAAACAATCTAATAAATCAGTCGTTGTGGTTATGAGCAGCGATCTAAATCACCATGAACCACAGGAGATAACCTTGAACAAGGATGAAAAGGTAATTAAAAATCTGACATCATTGGACCCAACAGGCTTACTCAAGACTGTTTATGAAGAAGACGTTTCTATGTGCGGAGCATGGTCTTGCTTTCTTGGGTTGACGATATTGAAGGAATTGGGAGCTGACAAGGCAGAACTTCTTGAGCACAGGACTTCTGGTGATGTGAATATGGACTACACTCAAGTGGTAGGCTATACGGGAATCTTATTTGAATGA
- the cutA gene encoding divalent-cation tolerance protein CutA has translation MQNKKSIKDRPCIAITTVPEEHAVFLAKKLVETRVAACVNICKNVKSIYMWEGELKEDTENILIAKSFLSLKEKLKSLVLENHPYDTPELIFLKIEDIEAEYLYWMKEVLMA, from the coding sequence ATGCAGAACAAAAAAAGCATAAAAGATAGGCCTTGTATTGCAATAACAACTGTTCCGGAAGAGCATGCCGTTTTTCTGGCAAAAAAGCTGGTTGAGACAAGGGTTGCGGCTTGTGTGAACATCTGTAAAAATGTAAAATCCATCTATATGTGGGAAGGGGAATTAAAAGAAGATACTGAGAATATCTTGATTGCCAAAAGCTTTTTGTCTTTAAAAGAAAAGTTAAAATCCTTGGTGCTCGAAAATCATCCGTATGATACGCCTGAATTAATTTTCTTAAAAATTGAAGATATTGAGGCAGAATATTTATACTGGATGAAAGAGGTTTTGATGGCTTAA
- a CDS encoding ABC transporter permease, translating into MRYFGEFFSDVGQLSYLFFRSLIAVLTAKFRFFLFLDQCFMIGVESVPIVFITSLFVGMVFAIQTAREFVFYGAGSVVGGVVGIAIIRELGPMITAVVVAGRVGSAMAAEIGTMQVTEQVDALSSMSVDPIFYLVAPRVFACMLMLPLLTVIANLAGVIGGYFVAIYYGGVVPSSFTESLKILVKVWDIEASLVKAMIFGCAISLVGTFAGLRTKAGARGVGNSTMLSVVVSLILIFVFNYFLSMVMFSR; encoded by the coding sequence ATGAGATATTTTGGTGAATTTTTTTCTGATGTAGGGCAGCTTTCATACCTCTTTTTTAGATCGCTGATAGCTGTTTTAACTGCTAAGTTTAGATTTTTTCTTTTTCTCGATCAATGCTTTATGATAGGCGTAGAATCGGTACCAATAGTATTTATTACCTCTCTTTTTGTTGGTATGGTATTTGCTATTCAGACCGCTAGGGAGTTTGTGTTCTATGGGGCTGGTTCAGTAGTTGGCGGCGTAGTAGGCATTGCAATAATAAGAGAGTTAGGTCCCATGATCACTGCTGTAGTTGTAGCAGGTAGAGTGGGCTCTGCTATGGCTGCTGAAATCGGGACTATGCAAGTTACTGAGCAGGTAGATGCACTATCATCAATGTCGGTTGATCCGATATTTTATCTGGTAGCACCAAGAGTTTTTGCTTGTATGCTGATGCTTCCGCTTTTAACTGTTATAGCCAATTTAGCGGGTGTCATAGGTGGTTATTTCGTGGCTATTTACTATGGAGGGGTTGTCCCATCATCCTTCACAGAATCATTAAAGATATTGGTTAAGGTTTGGGATATTGAGGCAAGCCTCGTAAAGGCCATGATTTTTGGATGTGCGATATCCCTTGTGGGCACTTTTGCAGGATTGAGGACAAAGGCAGGGGCGAGAGGAGTTGGGAATTCTACCATGCTATCGGTTGTGGTATCTTTAATCCTAATTTTTGTTTTTAACTACTTTCTCTCAATGGTAATGTTTTCCAGATGA
- a CDS encoding ATP-binding cassette domain-containing protein — translation MINFSNVSKSFGDRSVLEDISFFIPDDKITIIMGPSGCGKSTILRMMIGLMKPDCGKIEIMGKDITKISNKEVFELRKNMGMVFQAGALFDSLKVIDNVSFFLKEHKLKSREEIRSLSIEALKFVGLEDSANLYPSELSGGMQRRVAIARTIVYKPKIVLFDEPTTGLDPHTSRVIEDLIRNLREQTGALILIVSHVFQTAFRLGESIIYVDNGKILFEGEPKDFVEIDNPFVKTFLGPEGKNIFFNYNI, via the coding sequence ATGATAAACTTTTCTAACGTTTCAAAGAGTTTTGGGGACAGATCGGTCCTTGAAGATATAAGCTTTTTTATACCAGATGATAAGATAACCATAATTATGGGGCCTTCTGGTTGTGGAAAGAGCACCATCCTAAGAATGATGATCGGTTTGATGAAGCCAGATTGTGGCAAGATAGAGATTATGGGGAAGGATATTACAAAGATTTCAAACAAAGAAGTCTTTGAATTAAGGAAAAATATGGGGATGGTATTTCAAGCAGGGGCTCTTTTTGACTCCCTAAAAGTAATTGATAACGTGTCATTTTTTCTTAAAGAGCACAAGCTAAAGTCAAGAGAAGAGATACGTTCCCTTTCAATAGAGGCTCTGAAATTTGTAGGATTAGAGGATAGTGCGAATTTGTATCCATCAGAGCTTTCTGGTGGCATGCAAAGGAGGGTGGCCATTGCAAGGACTATAGTATATAAGCCAAAGATTGTTTTGTTCGATGAACCGACTACCGGTCTCGATCCTCATACAAGTAGGGTTATAGAGGACCTAATTAGAAATCTTAGGGAACAAACGGGCGCCTTGATTCTGATTGTGAGCCATGTTTTTCAAACTGCATTTAGGCTGGGCGAGAGCATCATTTATGTGGATAATGGTAAAATATTATTCGAAGGAGAGCCCAAGGATTTTGTAGAAATTGACAACCCCTTTGTGAAAACATTTCTTGGTCCAGAGGGCAAAAATATATTTTTCAATTATAATATTTAG
- a CDS encoding MlaD family protein, with amino-acid sequence MEKGRAIKVGIFVIVSLILLAGSVLWFQSDFLKPMYNITAYFPDVSGLAADAPVYYMGVKVGRIKQITPTLDKGVETVIMINKSVLIPKGSYFSIGTYGLVGDKFISITPPRVLTKEYLSNGSTVIGISPPSYGQILDETSLLLVRVSDLTKDLHDTLLNPESRESIKKTLFLAASIATNIDRFTSVLSSLAYKNQSDVSQTVSNLKGFSESLLEISRNIDKGVSDPELLPSIKSALLNINNASKNVSNLAANLNDIVKDNKTKEEIKQTISNAHEITERSKKVLDYLANTKITPQVRVFSGPKDEREGAFFVDISPPGDRFYRFGVRDSGGKTKVDAQAGQRINDNLDVRMGYMNSHLGAGVDVHYDKFGLETEVYDPKRTTLDSILSYSVTKDVDLLMYLKDLTRSDREVLGGVRYKFDN; translated from the coding sequence TTGGAAAAAGGTAGAGCCATAAAAGTTGGAATATTTGTAATTGTTAGCTTAATTTTACTTGCGGGCTCTGTTTTGTGGTTCCAAAGTGACTTCCTAAAGCCGATGTATAATATAACTGCATACTTTCCCGATGTAAGTGGTCTGGCAGCCGATGCCCCTGTTTATTATATGGGGGTTAAAGTCGGAAGAATTAAGCAAATTACACCGACCCTTGATAAAGGCGTAGAAACAGTAATCATGATAAATAAGAGCGTTCTTATACCTAAGGGATCATACTTTTCAATTGGAACTTATGGCTTAGTAGGCGACAAATTTATTAGCATAACTCCTCCCAGGGTTTTGACTAAAGAATATCTCTCTAATGGTTCGACAGTCATAGGAATTTCACCGCCTTCGTATGGGCAGATACTTGATGAGACGAGCTTGTTATTGGTTCGAGTCAGCGACCTTACAAAAGACCTTCATGATACGCTTCTAAACCCAGAATCAAGGGAGTCTATAAAGAAAACACTCTTTCTGGCTGCCTCTATTGCGACCAATATAGACAGGTTTACCAGTGTATTGAGCTCGCTTGCTTATAAAAATCAATCGGACGTAAGCCAAACAGTTAGTAACCTTAAGGGTTTTTCTGAAAGCCTTTTGGAGATATCAAGGAATATCGATAAGGGAGTATCCGATCCAGAGCTTCTGCCTTCGATAAAAAGTGCCTTGCTAAATATTAATAACGCTTCAAAAAATGTTTCAAATTTAGCTGCCAACCTTAATGATATTGTAAAAGACAATAAAACCAAAGAGGAGATAAAACAGACTATTTCCAACGCTCATGAAATTACCGAGAGGTCAAAAAAAGTTTTAGACTATCTTGCAAATACTAAAATAACTCCTCAGGTTAGAGTCTTTAGCGGTCCAAAAGATGAAAGAGAGGGAGCATTTTTCGTGGATATATCTCCTCCGGGAGATAGATTTTACAGATTTGGAGTCAGAGACTCTGGCGGAAAGACCAAGGTCGATGCTCAGGCGGGCCAAAGGATAAACGATAACCTGGATGTCCGAATGGGATATATGAATTCTCATTTGGGAGCTGGAGTAGATGTCCATTATGACAAATTTGGCCTTGAGACAGAAGTATACGATCCAAAGCGCACTACTCTTGATAGTATTTTGTCATATTCTGTTACTAAGGATGTCGATCTTTTGATGTATTTAAAAGATCTCACGAGGAGCGATAGAGAAGTCCTTGGCGGCGTAAGATATAAATTTGATAACTAA
- the apgM gene encoding 2,3-bisphosphoglycerate-independent phosphoglycerate mutase produces the protein MAFLLVVLDGSAENPLKELNDRTPLDVAKTPNLDKIAKMSRIFRSNFVPDSLPCGSEVANMAILGYDPIEFYTGRGSLEAASLGLKIEEGMAAFRLNLVFASDGVMLDHSAGHIKTEDSRELIIETREKILDGIDAKIYPGVSYRHILVGDEGWLGAKLTPPHDILGLKFADYLPDFPDLKKLIENSIKVFSDYKIARPDLKVSMVWPWGGGRVVKLPQLKDKFGFNGAVISAVDLINGLGILSGMDLISVDNVTGFIDSNFAGKAIGAVQASKEHNFVMVHIEAPDECAHRGDPFLKISALEKIDKDFFSIILENISSFEKILVVSDHLTSCEIKTHKHGDVPALFYDRSYIGSLSDLRYTEASSINSKFIVGHKLIEELSS, from the coding sequence GTGGCTTTTTTACTGGTAGTTTTAGATGGCAGCGCAGAAAATCCATTGAAAGAACTCAACGACAGAACACCCCTTGATGTTGCAAAGACTCCAAATTTAGATAAGATTGCAAAAATGAGCAGGATTTTTAGATCTAATTTCGTGCCAGATAGTCTTCCTTGCGGTTCTGAAGTAGCTAATATGGCTATATTGGGATATGATCCTATTGAGTTTTATACAGGGAGAGGATCTTTGGAGGCTGCAAGCTTGGGGTTGAAAATTGAAGAGGGTATGGCTGCTTTTAGATTGAACCTGGTCTTTGCTTCTGATGGCGTTATGTTAGATCACTCTGCTGGGCATATAAAGACAGAAGATTCAAGAGAACTGATTATCGAAACAAGAGAAAAGATTTTAGATGGAATTGATGCGAAAATTTATCCTGGGGTTAGTTATAGACATATTCTTGTAGGAGATGAAGGTTGGTTAGGCGCAAAATTGACTCCACCTCACGACATATTGGGGTTGAAATTCGCAGATTATCTGCCCGATTTTCCTGACTTAAAAAAATTAATTGAAAATTCTATAAAAGTTTTCTCAGATTATAAAATTGCTCGTCCCGATTTAAAAGTGAGTATGGTTTGGCCCTGGGGTGGTGGCAGGGTTGTAAAATTACCACAACTGAAAGATAAATTCGGATTTAATGGGGCCGTTATAAGTGCTGTAGATCTGATAAATGGTTTGGGCATATTGTCTGGTATGGACTTAATTAGCGTAGATAACGTTACAGGCTTTATCGATAGTAATTTTGCAGGTAAGGCTATTGGCGCAGTACAGGCTTCAAAGGAACACAATTTTGTTATGGTTCATATTGAGGCTCCCGATGAGTGCGCTCATAGAGGCGATCCATTTCTTAAGATTTCTGCTCTTGAGAAGATAGATAAAGATTTCTTTTCTATAATTTTAGAAAACATATCGTCATTTGAGAAAATCTTAGTTGTTTCAGACCATCTTACCTCATGTGAAATAAAAACTCATAAGCATGGAGACGTGCCAGCTCTTTTCTACGACCGCTCTTATATCGGTTCTTTAAGCGATCTTAGATATACTGAGGCGTCTTCGATAAATTCAAAGTTTATTGTTGGTCACAAACTAATAGAAGAGCTAAGCTCTTAA
- the thrB gene encoding homoserine kinase: MEKFYELIPCSTSNLGAGYDVFGLSLDLFLEIEAKFGQRCVTNLPRQLENSLLNIESRLHEVLAIDKPKNLTWSLNSKIPIGKGLGSSASLIVGLLKIISSAHSIKLSDQELISLASSVEGHPDNVSPTILGGLTISFTDSDGSFKAIRTSIKEFPKTIVFVPDFSLQTKKARQVVPMEVNISDAIKNISQTNLILESLYSKRYDIMHYAIYDRLHENFRAKLIPGYLEVKDRIMRDGAYFASLSGAGPSIFSFVPDSFDPEGAVSKWKEFDVNAKYYILNVYLNNK, from the coding sequence ATGGAAAAATTTTACGAATTAATTCCTTGTAGCACTTCAAATTTAGGCGCAGGATATGACGTTTTTGGTTTGTCTCTTGATCTGTTTTTAGAAATTGAGGCAAAATTTGGACAAAGATGTGTCACAAATCTACCCAGGCAACTTGAAAATTCACTTCTAAATATTGAATCAAGGCTTCACGAAGTGCTTGCTATAGACAAGCCAAAAAATCTTACATGGAGCCTGAATAGCAAGATTCCAATAGGCAAGGGGCTTGGTTCGAGTGCCTCCTTGATAGTAGGCTTATTGAAGATAATTTCATCTGCTCATTCTATCAAGTTAAGCGATCAGGAGCTTATTTCTCTGGCATCTTCAGTAGAGGGGCACCCTGATAATGTTTCACCTACCATATTGGGAGGTCTGACTATATCATTTACTGACTCTGATGGTAGTTTTAAGGCCATAAGAACTTCTATAAAAGAGTTTCCAAAAACCATTGTCTTTGTGCCTGATTTTTCACTGCAAACAAAAAAGGCTAGACAGGTAGTTCCAATGGAAGTTAATATTTCAGACGCAATAAAAAATATTTCTCAGACAAATCTCATTTTGGAATCTCTATATAGTAAGAGATATGATATTATGCATTATGCTATATATGATAGATTGCACGAGAATTTTCGTGCAAAGTTGATTCCAGGATATTTAGAGGTTAAGGATAGGATTATGCGTGATGGTGCATATTTTGCCTCTTTATCAGGCGCAGGCCCTTCTATATTTTCTTTTGTTCCGGATAGCTTTGATCCAGAAGGCGCTGTTTCTAAATGGAAAGAATTTGATGTAAATGCAAAATATTATATATTAAATGTGTACCTAAATAATAAATAA
- a CDS encoding aspartate kinase, which yields MLVVKKFGGTSVGSPDRVKHVANLISRAVKSGDRVAVVVSAMGDSTDHLVSLADKITKNPSPRELDVLLSTGEQVSIAIMVMALNEIGIDAVSFTGWQANIKTTCLHEKARILSIDPELLEQVLDEGKVPVIAGFQGVADDNSITTLGRGGSDTTAVAIAAAIKADLCEIYTDVKGVYTTDPRVVEDARQIMTVTYDEMMELALLGAKVLHPRSVELAKHYGVVLRVLSSFYDCPGTDVREVVEMENRNVVTGIAFDEDVAKVGIIKVPDRPGIAYKIFGTLSEENINVDVIVQSISPDTNFTEMAFTLSLKDLPKALSILKVVSEEIGAQGIIYDDKVAKVSVVGAGMGDRPGVAATMFKALSEVDINLQMVSTSEIKVSCIIAREDVKKAVRSIHKAFSLEKEGYSCG from the coding sequence TTGTTGGTTGTAAAAAAATTCGGAGGCACTTCTGTTGGCAGTCCCGATAGGGTAAAACACGTTGCAAATCTGATCAGTAGGGCCGTAAAGAGCGGCGATAGGGTAGCGGTAGTAGTTTCTGCTATGGGTGATTCCACTGATCATCTTGTATCTCTTGCAGACAAGATTACAAAGAACCCGTCACCAAGAGAATTGGACGTTTTGCTCTCTACTGGAGAGCAGGTTTCTATTGCTATAATGGTTATGGCACTTAACGAGATAGGCATAGATGCTGTATCTTTTACTGGTTGGCAGGCAAATATAAAGACAACTTGTTTGCATGAAAAAGCGAGGATTTTATCTATTGATCCAGAGTTGTTGGAACAAGTCTTGGATGAAGGGAAAGTGCCTGTAATTGCAGGTTTTCAAGGAGTTGCTGATGACAATTCTATAACTACTCTTGGAAGAGGCGGTTCCGATACAACTGCGGTGGCTATCGCTGCAGCGATAAAAGCAGATTTGTGTGAAATATATACCGATGTAAAGGGAGTTTATACCACAGATCCCAGGGTTGTAGAAGATGCCAGACAGATAATGACAGTTACTTATGATGAGATGATGGAGCTTGCTCTCTTAGGCGCAAAGGTTCTGCACCCTCGGTCAGTCGAGCTTGCTAAACACTATGGCGTTGTTTTAAGGGTTCTTTCAAGCTTTTATGATTGTCCTGGTACAGACGTTAGGGAGGTTGTTGAAATGGAAAATAGAAATGTTGTTACAGGGATTGCTTTTGATGAGGATGTCGCAAAGGTGGGGATAATTAAAGTTCCAGATAGACCTGGGATTGCATATAAAATCTTTGGCACCCTTTCTGAAGAAAATATAAATGTAGATGTTATAGTCCAGTCAATTTCACCCGATACAAATTTTACCGAAATGGCATTTACCCTATCTCTGAAAGATTTGCCTAAGGCTCTAAGCATCTTGAAAGTTGTTTCTGAAGAAATAGGTGCTCAGGGTATTATTTATGACGATAAAGTTGCAAAGGTTTCTGTGGTTGGTGCAGGTATGGGGGATAGGCCTGGAGTGGCAGCTACAATGTTCAAGGCTTTGTCAGAAGTAGACATCAACCTTCAGATGGTTTCTACATCTGAGATAAAGGTGTCTTGTATAATTGCAAGGGAAGATGTAAAAAAGGCAGTTCGATCCATTCACAAGGCTTTTAGTCTTGAAAAGGAGGGTTACTCTTGTGGTTAG
- a CDS encoding homocysteine biosynthesis protein yields MVRTIDEINEKIERDEVVVLTAKEAYDLVKEEGVKKAASKVDVVTTGTFGAMCSSGVFLNFGHTEPPLKMDTVMLNSVPAYGYIAAVDAYLGATARSSENFEYGGAHVIEDLLSGKRVRLEATGTGTDCYPKKDIDTKITLDQINEAIMFNPRNCYQNYAAATNSSDTRLYTYMGALLPKYGNVNYATCGLWSPMLKDPEYRTIGIGTRIFFGGSIGYVAWHGTQHNSSKPRDENNLPIGPAGTLALIGDLKSMNKRYVRGAYFEGYGISLMMGIGIPIPVIDEDMMHQLSLGNEDIKTVVVDYSVASRSRPIVREVNYQELRSGFIEIHGKKVPTGSTSSWALAKEIATNLKEMIVEKKFLLSEPVELLPKDKIVRPLEVRRR; encoded by the coding sequence GTGGTTAGAACTATAGACGAGATCAATGAAAAGATAGAAAGAGACGAGGTGGTGGTTCTAACAGCGAAAGAAGCTTATGACCTGGTTAAGGAAGAAGGCGTCAAAAAGGCTGCTTCCAAGGTAGATGTGGTAACTACTGGCACCTTCGGTGCTATGTGTTCTTCGGGTGTTTTTTTGAACTTTGGCCACACCGAACCCCCCTTGAAGATGGATACAGTGATGTTAAACTCAGTGCCTGCGTATGGTTATATCGCAGCAGTTGATGCGTATCTTGGCGCTACAGCAAGGTCTTCAGAAAATTTCGAGTATGGCGGTGCACACGTAATTGAAGATCTTTTGTCAGGAAAGAGAGTAAGGCTGGAGGCTACAGGTACAGGGACAGACTGTTATCCTAAAAAGGACATTGATACAAAGATAACTCTTGACCAGATAAATGAAGCAATAATGTTTAATCCAAGAAATTGCTATCAAAATTATGCTGCGGCAACTAACTCTTCTGATACGAGACTTTATACCTATATGGGCGCGCTTTTGCCTAAATATGGAAATGTCAATTATGCCACATGTGGCTTGTGGTCTCCTATGCTCAAAGATCCAGAGTACAGAACAATTGGTATAGGCACAAGGATATTTTTTGGTGGATCAATAGGCTATGTGGCATGGCATGGTACTCAACACAATTCATCAAAACCAAGAGATGAAAATAATCTGCCTATTGGACCTGCGGGAACGCTTGCGCTAATCGGAGATTTAAAATCAATGAACAAAAGATACGTTCGCGGCGCATATTTTGAGGGTTATGGAATATCATTGATGATGGGTATAGGCATACCTATACCTGTAATAGACGAAGACATGATGCACCAATTGTCTCTTGGAAATGAAGACATAAAGACAGTAGTAGTTGACTACTCTGTTGCATCACGTTCAAGGCCGATTGTTAGGGAGGTAAATTATCAGGAACTAAGAAGCGGTTTTATTGAGATCCATGGCAAAAAAGTTCCCACAGGCTCCACTTCTTCATGGGCATTAGCTAAGGAAATTGCTACTAATCTGAAAGAAATGATAGTAGAGAAAAAGTTTTTGTTAAGCGAACCGGTAGAGCTTCTTCCGAAAGATAAAATTGTCAGGCCATTGGAGGTAAGGAGAAGATGA
- a CDS encoding NIL domain-containing protein, translating to MSTQIIKKKLILSFSPELAELPITYHLVKDFDLIVNIIRAQISPEKEGRLMIELEGEKGRLERGISYLQNNKIRVDSLEKELFHDKDLCVNCGLCVGVCASRALVLDENDELKFIKENCVMCGICVKVCPRRAFEIEL from the coding sequence ATGAGTACACAAATAATTAAGAAAAAATTAATTTTAAGTTTCTCTCCTGAACTGGCTGAACTTCCAATTACATACCACCTTGTAAAAGATTTCGATCTGATTGTCAATATTATTAGAGCCCAGATATCTCCAGAAAAAGAAGGCAGATTGATGATAGAGCTCGAAGGTGAAAAGGGCAGACTTGAAAGAGGCATTAGTTATCTGCAAAACAATAAGATTAGGGTTGACTCTCTTGAGAAAGAACTGTTTCACGATAAAGATCTCTGTGTTAATTGTGGTCTGTGCGTAGGCGTTTGTGCCAGCAGGGCGCTTGTTCTTGACGAGAATGATGAGCTAAAATTTATAAAAGAAAATTGTGTGATGTGCGGGATATGTGTTAAGGTTTGCCCAAGGAGGGCATTCGAGATAGAATTATAA
- the pfkB gene encoding 1-phosphofructokinase produces the protein MIYTITLNPALDRQMWIEDIKYDESNRITREATYAGGKGIDVSRVLANFGSDNVALGFVGGFPGEELEGRLLNDGVRCNFTYISTNTRTNIILNDEKTQSQTLFTAMGPEIQPHDLMRLIKQIQSLSSPEYVIISGSLPIGVQPAFYNKLIDISKEIGATVVFDTDGKAMRVGLSSKPHIIKPNIHELERLVDKKLKDIKDIAEEARTICKKGINIVLVSMGAKGMLCVSSKEEYWASPPPIDVKNTIGAGDSSVAGFVLALKEGRSLKDALAFAVAAGTATTTRPGTAVCLPEDVEGIFPKVVFKDVV, from the coding sequence ATGATTTACACGATAACTCTGAATCCAGCCTTAGATAGACAGATGTGGATAGAAGACATTAAATATGACGAATCAAACAGGATTACCCGAGAAGCTACCTATGCAGGCGGGAAAGGAATAGACGTTTCAAGGGTCCTTGCTAACTTTGGATCTGATAACGTTGCACTGGGATTTGTAGGAGGATTTCCAGGAGAAGAGCTTGAGGGCAGATTGCTAAACGATGGCGTAAGGTGCAATTTTACTTATATTTCTACAAATACCAGAACAAATATCATTTTAAATGACGAAAAGACGCAATCTCAGACTCTTTTTACTGCAATGGGACCTGAAATTCAACCACACGATCTGATGAGGCTCATAAAACAAATCCAGTCATTGTCAAGTCCTGAATACGTTATTATCAGTGGGAGCCTGCCCATAGGAGTTCAGCCTGCCTTTTATAATAAACTTATTGATATATCTAAAGAAATTGGTGCTACGGTTGTTTTTGACACCGACGGCAAGGCTATGAGAGTGGGCCTCTCGAGCAAGCCGCATATAATAAAGCCAAATATTCATGAATTGGAGAGATTGGTAGATAAAAAGCTTAAGGACATAAAGGATATTGCTGAAGAGGCAAGGACAATTTGTAAAAAAGGTATTAATATAGTTTTGGTTTCAATGGGTGCAAAGGGAATGCTCTGTGTGAGCTCAAAAGAAGAATATTGGGCCTCTCCTCCTCCCATTGATGTGAAAAACACCATTGGTGCCGGGGACTCTTCTGTTGCGGGCTTTGTTCTGGCATTGAAGGAAGGTAGGAGCTTGAAAGATGCTCTTGCTTTTGCCGTCGCAGCTGGGACTGCTACTACTACGAGACCAGGCACTGCTGTTTGTTTGCCAGAAGATGTGGAGGGCATTTTCCCAAAGGTAGTATTTAAGGATGTTGTGTAA